The following proteins come from a genomic window of Metarhizium brunneum chromosome 2, complete sequence:
- the TRP2 gene encoding Anthranilate synthase component 1, with the protein MAGSRAIVPTLDTVRSIVERPHAGPGKKPTLIPIYRQISSDLITPSAAYLKISAHSSSEHSFLFESAATEQVGRYSFVGAGPRRILTTGPGYGPETDPLPALEKELAEHVVAHVPGLQLPPLTGGAIGYVGYDCVRYFEPKTARPMKDVLKIPESLFMLFDTIVAFDRFYGIIKVISYVAVPEDGKTGLEAAYETAKRTIDDLVDVLNSPEIELPEQGPIELGQEATSNIGQKGYEAHVTKLKEHIVKGDIFQCVPSQRFARPTSLHPFNIYRHLRTVNPSPYLFYVNCKDFQIVGASPELLVKREAGRIITHPIAGTVKRGKTLEEDQRLANELSSSLKDRAEHVMLVDLARNDINRVGDPFTVRVDRLMVVEKFSHVQHLVSQVSGVLRPDKTRFDAFRSVFPAGTVSGAPKVRAMELIAELEKEKRGVYAGAVGYFGYGSEDENGNTVEGAMDTCIALRTMMVKDGVAYLQAGGGIVFDSDEYDEWMETINKLGANMQCIKSAEELYYDQQQAAKSTK; encoded by the exons ATGGCGGGCTCA CGGGCCATCGTCCCAACGCTCGACACCGTCCGGTCCATCGTCGAGAGGCCTCATGCTGGCCCTGGTAAGAAGCCGACTCTCATCCCCATTTACCGCCAGATTTCCTCCGATCTCATCACGCCGTCTGCCGCATATCTCAAGATCTCAGCCCACTCCTCGTCCGAGCACTCATTCCTATTCGAGTCTGCCGCCACAGAGCAAGTAGGCCGGTATAGCTTTGTTGGCGCCGGCCCGCGCAGGATCCTCACCACCGGACCCGGATACGGGCCTGAAACGGACCCTCTGCCTGCCTTGGAGAAGGAACTGGCCGAGCATGTGGTCGCCCACGTGCCGGGTCTGCAGCTGCCGCCATTGACTGGCGGTGCCATTGGGTACGTCGGCTACGACTGCGTCCGATACTTTGAGCCCAAGACTGCACGGCCCATGAAGGATGTGCTCAAGATTCCCGAGTCGCTGTTTATGCTCTTTGATACCATTGTGGCGTTTGATAGATTCTACGGCATCATCAAGGTCATTAGCTACGTTGCGGTGCCggaggatggcaagactggcCTAGAGGCTGCCTATGAAACGGCCAAACGCACCATTGACGACCTAGTCGATGTGCTCAACTCTCCCGAAATCGAGCTTCCCGAACAAGGCCCGATAGAGCTGGGGCAGGAGGCCACTTCCAACATTGGCCAAAAGGGCTACGAAGCACACGTCACCAAACTAAAGGAGCACATTGTCAAGGGCGACATCTTCCAGTGCGTGCCGTCACAGCGATTCGCCCGACCTACCAGCCTCCACCCCTTCAACATTTACAGACACCTGCGGACCGTCAATCCGTCGCCGTACCTGTTCTACGTCAACTGCAAGGACTTTCAGATCGTCGGCGCCTCCCCCGAGCTCCTGGTCAAGAGAGAGGCCGGTAGGATCATCACACACCCCATTGCCGGCACCGTCAAGCGCGGCAAGACACTCGAGGAGGACCAGCGCCTGGCAAACGAACTGAGCAGCTCGCTCAAGGACCGCGCCGAACACGTCATGCTGGTCGACCTTGCCCGCAACGACATCAACCGCGTCGGAGACCCGTTCACGGTCCGCGTCGACCGGCTCATGGTGGTCGAAAAGTTCAGCCACGTCCAGCACCTGGTGTCACAGGTTTCCGGCGTCCTCAGACCCGACAAGACGCGATTCGATGCGTTTAGATCAGTCTTCCCGGCAGGCACCGTCTCTGGCGCGCCCAAAGTCCGCGCCATGGAACTCATTGCTGagttggagaaggagaagcgGGGCGTCTACGCCGGTGCGGTGGGCTACTTTGGATACGGAAGTGAGGACGAGAACGGGAACACGGTAGAGGGCGCAATGGATACCTGCATTGCGTTGAGAACAATGAtggtcaaggacggcgtggCCTATCTCCAAGCTG gcggcggcatcgtATTCGATTCGGATGAATACGACGAATGGATGGAGACAATCAACAAACTCGGCGCCAATATGCAGTGCATCAAGTCGGCGGAGGAGCTGTATTACGACCAACAGCAAGCTGCTAAAAGTACCAAATAG